The segment AACCATTTGTTTCTCCTTTTTATTTTTATTTTAATCTATTTTTGTAAGATTTGCAAAATTTATCTTATTCACACTGTCACTCTCTGCCTGAAGTTCATTTTTTCTATTATAAATTTCAAAAGTTTCTACCGGACTTTCTTCGTCAAGAACTAAAATACAACCTTGCCTATAATCAATCTTTTCTTTTAACTCGGCTCCTGATTTTAATTTTACGTAAACTTTGTCTATTTCCACAGGTTCATTTTCATCTTTGCCTAAAATCCATTTTATATCATTAAAGGCTCCGAATAAAATGGTTTTATTATCGTAATAAACCTGATTAACCAAAAAGCAGGAATCCATTGTTCCTTCAAGCCTTACTTTATACATCAAATTGCAGTTCTCATCTGCAATAAATAAGTCTGAATAATACTCCGCAAATGTGGTGTTCATATCAGCAAGAATAAGATAATTCTTATCAAACCTTTTCATTACTTTTATATTTAAGAAAAGTATATCATCAGTTTCTTTTGTTCTGTAGTAGTCATCTATTTTTGTCGCAATAATATTTTTAGGTAAAGTAAGATTTAAATCCGAGAGTTCTACTTTTTTACAATCCTTAAATTCTATCGGGGAAAATAAACCGTCACGAGCAAAATCAAATATATAAGCATATTTTTTGTTTGCCTTAAATGTTTCAATTTCCTCTTTTGTCAAAAGAAGAAAATATACATCATAATACTTTTTTTCCAAGCGGTTTCTATATGTCCAGTCCTGCCCTTTATACAAATCATATCCTTCTTTTAATAACCTTTGATATTCTGTTATTTTTTCCTGCTCAGGAAGGGACTTTGCAGTGTTATTAATATCATCAAAAAAAGTTAAATTAACAAAATATCTGACATCTTTATTTTCATAATGCGAAAGTGCATGGCGGACAGGTCCGCTATATCCCACTTGCCCCAAAACAGGTTCAGAATAAAACTCGTGATATCCTTTATCAAAATAAGTTATTATTTCAGGCTTATTAAAATTACAGGCTGTAATAACAAACAGAGTTAAAATAATAGCAAATAATATTTTTTTCATATTTAATCTTCTCCTGATAAATACAAAACGGATTGGGTAGTGATTTAGCGATATACATTGCGGTTCGTCGAGGACGCCGAACCCTACATTTTCTCTATCGATGGAACGATTTAGATTTGAAGTTTTCAGCTAAATATTGCAACAAGTTGCAAAGCTAAATTATTCCACCTTGTTCCATAGCTAAATTGTTTTTTAAAAACAGCTAAATTAAATTCGCCATCAGCTGACCGCAAGGTCAATTTAGCTGCGAAGTAATTTAGCGTACTTCAGTACATTTAGTTCGCCGTCAGGCAAATTTAGCTGATTTTAAGCTTTGCTTAAAATCATTATACACCCCCCTTTTTAAAAAATCAACAAAACCGACTTAAAATGTTTGCAAAAAACGTATATATATAGTATAATAAAATAATAAATTAACTAAAGAGGAGTATTTTATGTTTGATTACTTAAGAGCAGATATAAAAGCAGTTAAAGAAAGAGACCCTGCGGCAAGAAGCAGTTTTGAAATTTTTCTTTTATATCCATCTGTTTGCGCACTTTTCTGGCACAGAATTGCTCATAAACTTTTAAAAATAAAACTTAAATTTTTAGCACGTATGATTTCGCAGATTGTAAGATTTTTTACAGGGATTGAAATCCATCCTGGTGCGACCATTAAAAAAGGTTGTTTTATCGATCACGGTATGGGTGTAGTTATCGGTGAAACTGCCGAAATAGGCGAAAACTGTACTATTTATCAGGGAGTTACCCTTGGAGGTACAGGTAAAGATGTCGGGAAACGTCATCCCACAATCGGCAACAATGTGCTAATCGGCTCGGGTGCAAAAGTTTTAGGGCCTTTTACTGTCGGCGATAATTCGAAAATTGCGGCAAATGCAGTTGTACTAAATTCAGTTCCGCCTAACTGCACATGTGTAGGTGTACCTGCAAGAATAGTGAAAATTGATAATATAAGAGTAAAAGACGAACTTGACCAGACTCATATTCCTGACCCGATAAGCCAGGAACTATGTAAGGTACTGCACAGAGTCAGAGATTTGGAAAAAGAGATAGA is part of the Oscillospiraceae bacterium genome and harbors:
- the cysE gene encoding serine O-acetyltransferase gives rise to the protein MFDYLRADIKAVKERDPAARSSFEIFLLYPSVCALFWHRIAHKLLKIKLKFLARMISQIVRFFTGIEIHPGATIKKGCFIDHGMGVVIGETAEIGENCTIYQGVTLGGTGKDVGKRHPTIGNNVLIGSGAKVLGPFTVGDNSKIAANAVVLNSVPPNCTCVGVPARIVKIDNIRVKDELDQTHIPDPISQELCKVLHRVRDLEKEIEKLKKDGKNNESL